The window TATTATGTGCCTAACATGTAGTGGAGACATGACTCAAACCCTGTTAAAGATGTATGGCAAATTACCGTAAAATAACTCAACTATACATATTACAACGATACAATTTATaaaatgatgataatgatgataaaaCGAGTGTGAATTACATATTTTTACCTCCAGCGGTTGGTCATCCGGATCACTGTCCAAATCTGGTTCTGAAAACTGAACGCGCCGGCTGTAGAGAAAGTCCCTCCGGCCCTCAAAGAACTCCTTCATTTCACATGGTGACTCCACCCTCCGCACCAGATGGTCAACACGAGGACTGCTGAACTCCATCTCATGCTTTTTGTCTGTGCTCAGGGAGGTGTACCTGTGAACTGAGAAAACAAACATACCATCACTCAAGTGACTGACTTTACcctaaaaaacaatattaaagatTAAAGCCCTGATTGTGGTTAATTATGATTCTGCACATTTCCCCTCTCAAACTTTACTCAATGTATGTCCCATGGAGCAGTTGCTGGACAAGACTTTGAATTAATTCATTAGTCAGTATAATTTGAAcaatttgttctttctttttgtgaTGGTTAATAGTTAAGATTCTCCTGTTTGAAATACACTTTTTAATGTTCTTGTTCAGCATTGTGTATTAGTAAAAACCTCTATTTACAGGATTAAAGTAAGAAGTCCGGCCCCGCAGTACATGCTGTCTGCAAAGCTCCTATTAAAAGATAttattgtactttacttttttgttatcACAGTAAACTATTTAATACATGGTAAATATCCAATATAACTCCAACCTTGAAATGCCACTGCTAATTAAACATCAAAAGAAAGTAAAATGGTTTTCAAAAGATTTTCTATTTGTTGTTCCTGGAGCTATTTTACCCAcatctttgatttaaaaaaagacgtTTTTAGCAACTACAAAACCTGCTTAGAATTATTAGTATGTAGTGTGTGACTGGGGCACAGCAACTGCATTAACAACGTGTGCTCATAAGTAGGGAGGATAACAAAAAGAGCTCTTATCTTTCAGAAAAAGACGCTTATCGTTTTAATTCACCTCTGTCCCCCGCACCTAGTCTGGGTgattctatttgttttttttgtgataaaggTGAGGTTAAAACGTGTCTTGATGAGCTGTGAGGTTCTAACTGGGCAGCTGCACAAAGCAGATTTACATAAAAGGTGGAAACGTTTTCCATGTTTGAAGCGTTCTGTGGTAAAGTTGTTGGCTTTGTTGacctccctctcctccaggTAGTCGTTTCTGTGTTGATACCACTCCTTCACCATGACGACCTCTGTGCCTTcaacatgcacacgcacatgcaaacacacacacacacacacacacacaaacacacacacaagcatgcacacaatTCCATTGTCATAAACCTAAATTAAGTCAAATTTTTCTGatggtaaaaataataatatgctgaattatttttaaaaagtcaaagtttttTCTGACACTCACAGTCCAGGTCTTTGTAAGTAGTCAGTCTTGTGTTCAGGCCGTCTGGCCGAAGGTAAGGTGCAAACTTCTCCAGCTGTGCTTTTCTGTAGTGGGTCACCTTCTGTCCTCCTGGCCAGCGGGTCTCCAGGTCTGAACGAGAAAGGAGACGCTGCAGTTTGTGGAGGGTTCAAAGCACCAGCTTGCATGTGTCTGGTTCAGGTTTTCTTTCTATGCTATATGCATTTATTTGATATTAATAATACTCAGATGTTCTATTGCATTAAGGGTTAGGCTCATGTGGAGTTACTGTACCTTTTTTTTGGATTGTGATGTAATCGACCCAGGATCGTGGCATGTCAAAAGCTAGTGGCTGCTCATCTTCCTTAATAATGAACAACACATTGTTGAGTTTACAAATAACCTCATTCAGAGGAAAATCAGATTTCAGTGGCAATGCTTCTTTTAGCTGTAACTCTGGTAAATTGGGCCATTATTTTCTCAACTTGGTGTAAAAGTACTGAGGAAAAATGGAAGTTAATGCTGCAGTTGGAGACATTAAGACAACATCTGGGAAGAGGGCAAagtttttggtcttgttttcCTATATGTGTCTTATTATCAACAAATCCAAATGCCCAGATCCAAAACGACAACATGTTAGTGCGTCTCTCAATATTTCTGACTTCCTGTCCATGGCTCCCAGTTTCAAGCTCATTGACTCCTACTGAAGAAGTTAATCTTTAAACTTTCATGTTTAAAACAGTCTCAGTAAGTTCCTAAAGTTGCTggtcactgtagtttttatcaataatagaggagaaaaaagtgcatttgttggggtaTATTTTCAGCAGCGGATTAATCCAAATTTAGTGCTCTAGTGAACATTTGGGGCAGCAAGAGGGTGTATGTGGTATTGAGTCAAGATCATTTCAGTCATACCTGCTCTGCTTTGAGTCTTGCTTTTAAGTCTAAATAtccacaacatacacacatatgtttATGCACAAATGTaaagatacacatacacatacagaaaacacacatacacacctcctCATCATTGCTGAATTTTCTCATCatcttcctctcctttttcttcAAGACCTCTAACATCACCTGCTTTTTACTTATTGCGCCGTACAGGACTGGCTCCCACACCTTTAAATCTTCCAGGTCATACACCacatcctacacacacacacacacacacacagaaaacatatGGCATATTTCTAGTTAAATGATTGTTGTTTGTGATGTGTTGCTCTCTAATAACTGTAACTGAATATAGTGTCTGGAGTGGACATGGACTCACAACGCAGCCGTTCCTGCAGTCCTGCATGTTGACGTAGTAGTTGAAGTTGTTCCACACGCTCTCGATGCCAAGGAAGTTGTCGTTGTCAGTGGTGTAGCTGTTCCCGGTCAGAGGGTCGATGAAGAAGTTCTCCTGGACGCTCCGACACCCTGACAGCACTAGCACCCAACAGTGCACCCTAAGTCCTCGCAGGGGGTCAGCAAGTTGCTGCTCACTCTCCTGTTCATGAAGAAGAGCTCAAAGGTGAAAGGAGGGAGAGTAGAGACGGACTGGTTTTATATCTAACTTTATCACTTTACTATATCagctttatttatagtatcaaatcataacaagagttatctcaagacactttacagatttacaAAGACTAACAATTCCACTAATTTCAAATTCAcaattatatactgtacattttatggATTGTGACAAAAAACTGTAGGGTATTTTTTGGAgaacttttaaaataatgtcAATAATGGTTTGTCAATCCAAAAATTCAGTATGAATCTTtattgttttgttcttgttgGTTTTACAGTAAGATCACATTACCTGCTGTAGTGTTTGTTTGTGGAGCAACGCAGCTTCTGCAAcctgtttcttctcttcttgCTGAATCAGAAAGTGACTCTTCAGCTCCTCAGAGGTTTCACTAAGTATTTATTCTCCTGTGATCCCTCTTCTGAGATCACACTCTGCAAACACAAAGCACAAGCAAGCAGACATGCTCATGTCTGTGAGTCAACAATCTGGGAGGAAACCCGTGTGTTCAAGGTGTTCACCACCCTTTCTATGTACTTTAGATACATAGTACACTGCACTTACTTTGACCTCAGTGTCCAGCAGGGGAcactgctgcaggctctggTCGAGCAGACACATCTCTTTGACAGCATAGCCGCAGACGCAGTA of the Etheostoma spectabile isolate EspeVRDwgs_2016 unplaced genomic scaffold, UIUC_Espe_1.0 scaffold00018439, whole genome shotgun sequence genome contains:
- the LOC116680439 gene encoding LOW QUALITY PROTEIN: dynein regulatory complex subunit 7-like (The sequence of the model RefSeq protein was modified relative to this genomic sequence to represent the inferred CDS: inserted 2 bases in 2 codons) gives rise to the protein TVHPELYTYXGCASFVADFLSLDPFEPALFDLPRYLFSPTSVLRRQRATCFEYATVLCSMLLGVNYDAYCVCGYAVKEMCLLDQSLQQCPLLDTEVKSVISEEGSQENKYLVKPLXELKSHFLIQQEEKKQVAEAALLHKQTLQQESEQQLADPLRGLRVHCWVLVLSGCRSVQENFFIDPLTGNSYTTDNDNFLGIESVWNNFNYYVNMQDCRNGCVDVVYDLEDLKVWEPVLYGAISKKQVMLEVLKKKERKMMRKFSNDEEEDEQPLAFDMPRSWVDYITIQKKDLETRWPGGQKVTHYRKAQLEKFAPYLRPDGLNTRLTTYKDLDCTEVVMVKEWYQHRNDYLEEREVNKANNFTTERFKHGKRFHLLFHRYTSLSTDKKHEMEFSSPRVDHLVRRVESPCEMKEFFEGRRDFLYSRRVQFSEPDLDSDPDDQPLEKVVECFHRNRSKPANEDVAQRVFLLAQRRIELTYHLEDHRFIPSKRSFIKPQESTEKKKGEDFTSDMESSFQVDPSEKPLKTLALNDMLVALMKDEEKVVCQIKESKQEVRDIVACREQEERDVQLEFSPWTTTGAAMARGQRQEMEHLAAEEQRWLQEKEKDILAPFLIRLDNAETLSAEDAKHIHQDCLAEFKQRLAEHANLIQERYEKQTQELQSKQEWYQKNQLNMTKPQEEEYLTYCHEKTLQICVAKKRLSMHKEAAPQKYWTLDQKLRSDPRLAPHLLTF